DNA sequence from the Pirellulales bacterium genome:
GGCCGGTTTTGTTCCGAGTGGAACTGCTTTTCTTGCAGGCTCTTCTTCCGATGGACTAGCCTCCGGTGCAGCAGAAACTGCCATGCTCTTCGGCGGCGGCGGGGATTTGCCGGCGCTAATCTCCGGCGATTGCGATTCCTCGGCCGGCTTATTTTGGGCAATTTCCACCGACTTGTCGTGCAAATCTCGACTGTTCAGCACGATCATTAGCGCGGCCGCCAATGCAGCGGCGGCCCAGGCATAGCCGCGCCATGTTTTCCAAATCGATGGAATCGCAGATTGAACCGACTGCTTTCTCCAGTGGCCCATCGGCGTTGATTGCCCCGTGGCCGAGTCGCCGATCACAGGGTCGGCTCTCGTGGTCGCCGATTCGCACTCCGCGCGTTGTACCGTTTGCGCAGCAAAATCTGCTGGCAATCCATACCGCGACAACCCTTGCAATTGAGTTCGAACCATGCGCAGTTCGTCGGCTAATTGCCGAGCCTCAGCGCTGGAGGCTAGCAGTTTCTCGGCGTGCTGGTGCTCGTCGCCGACAAGCTCGCCGTCGAGATAAGCGCTGATCAGGATTTCTTCTTCGAGTTTCATCGGCTAGTAATTAGCAACGAGCGGCTAGCAATTAGCAATAGCAGGTTGCTAATTGCTAATCACTTCATTTCGTCACGCCCCTTCCTGGATAACTTCGCGCAATTGCTCCTTCAGTTCCATTCTTGCTCGATGCAATCGGCTGCGCACCGTGCCCAGCGGCAGTTCGAGCATCGCGGCAATCGTTTCGTAATCGTGTCCCTCGATTTCACGCAGAACGATGACGGTGCGGAAATCTTTGTCCAGGTTTGCCAAGGCAGCCTGGACTTGGCAGGCTCGTTCTTGTTGCTCCAGCCGATCGGCAGGTGCGCCCTCTCGGGCCAGCGGCTCTTCGCCCAATAATTCGCGGTTGGCGTCGATCGAATGTGTCGGTCTTTTTTTCCGTTGTTTGGTGATGGCTAGATTC
Encoded proteins:
- a CDS encoding sigma-70 family RNA polymerase sigma factor, producing MAVNDDFQLIDEALAGDTSAFGHLVTKYQDRLYNTLVRVVGCVDEARDVCQEAFIKAYVKLSLFQRESAFYTWLYRIALNLAITKQRKKRPTHSIDANRELLGEEPLAREGAPADRLEQQERACQVQAALANLDKDFRTVIVLREIEGHDYETIAAMLELPLGTVRSRLHRARMELKEQLREVIQEGA